ccccccgccacatgaggtgtacacatcccagtctcaagctcctcccctatctcttactgtcaagatgctatcaaactatatttcaaaaatatttcaagctTACGTAGTTGCTTTTGACATGTtcgtgctgtcttgtaaagcttggataTTACCCTAGGCTTCTAGGgagagacccctaggaccccccccccccataagagatgtacatgtatccttCTCAGGCttttcccctacctttcactgtcaagatgctattaaactccttttggaatatatttaccctgtgtagttaataattataattatgatagtgctaacccgggatcttattaagtagatgcaagacaagCAGTCCAccctgagtcacgatcaaaaaatacccgTCATGagaatattatatgtatatgggggggggggggttatcatGTTTTTGATAGGGGGTCAGCCTgcttttggttttacagataggggggggtcagtgactttttgtcggcccgatttaagaaaccaccgcccccccccccccgctggaaaaactgaccggtcccttagcgAGCATGTTGGGGTgcgcgcatgcatgcatgcatgtatatatatatgtttgtgcGTATTTTATTTGTCTATCACTGATAACTAATTAATGCCTTGACCACGATGCCATTTAATCTGTGTATCTCACTGTTATTCTTTCTAAAGGCTAATGTTGCCATACCAACCAACGACAAAACATCTCGAAATCACACCGATGTCTCCTCGCTGACGAACGACGACTACTACTATCTGTCAGAGATAGTGCACATTTCTAAGAACGTGAGATTACAATACCAACAAGAAGTCCTTCTCAACGTGTCTTTCTGCGCAAACTCGGAAACATCTCAACGCTACACTATCAGTTCCGAGGTGTTCGGTACCGACGGTATCAGTGCATATACCCAGTACGTGTGCATCGCTTTACCGTGTGATGTTGACCTACCCAATGTTATAAAGAGTAACCCTTCCATGCTGCTCTCCAACACCGTCATTCTGACTACCACTACAGGTGAATACACCCATCTCTATGTCGTCGTTGTCAATTGGGGCGGCGACTACGACCCAACTGTCAAGCAGTTCGTCGGGGAGTTCCAGTATGTTGCAACTATCACCCGAAATCCGTAGACCGGAGAACGGATATGACTGCGCCCTTCTTTTGGGCAAACTTCGATTCAgtttaaaattaatttgttcccaccttttttatttcttcatttGCTCCCTAATGTTATTTGTAAACACAAAATGAAGTTAAAATGATGGCAATGTAGATCACGtgtactgatttttttttatttctagtTTGCATATATAGTATTTGTTATGCCACGCATCAAATCAATCATAACCAAGATTAAAAGGGGATGTTACTTTGAAATTGGCGCCAATATGAAGTGTATGTGCCATTTCTATTTCAAGGTAACAGTGATTACTTATATACACTGGTAATCGGGCCTTCGGGTTTCTAAGACAGATGCAAACTATATCTATCGTTCTTTAATGTGGCAGTTACTGAGAAGTGGGTGCTAgaagttcctctgttgtgccattctaatcaccctgtggtcaaaatagtgtaaacattggaagtcccaaaacacaACAGTGCAAGTTTATGGAATTTAAACTCTCTACGtatactgagactataattaacaTCCGTTCATTAGCTTATCGCTGTTGCATCAACATGTCGTGAAAATAGTTTTAGTCTATGTCTATTCTCAGACAACTATAGGAAttttagtaaaccgaaggctcaattaccagagtaattaTTATCATCCGAATTATTATCATGAAAGAGTAACGCCATGACTTAAGTTTAAGTTATTGTAGCTAGGGAATTCAAAGTTGTGTATTCCTTTTGTATCCACTCACGAAAATGTGTATAAACATCTGCCTATATCTAACCATGCTATTCAGAATAAAGCAAAATGTGCATACACCTTGCATAATAATCTTGTGCGAATTCGTTTCTCATTTCTTTTTGAATCAATGAATATTAGTTATAGTCGTGTGGCATGACGTTTTACCTCTGTACGTGAACAACTTGATGTGATGATAAGGGATCTACAGTTACTGTAGAACTTGGAATGATTCATCCTGCATTGCGGCTGATGAGGCGCTATCATTATATCACGACTGCAAATTGTGCCCTCTACGACCAATCTGTCAGTTTAAATTCAACCTCCAGCTATATACTAATACAtatgtgtgagtatgtgtgtgtgtgtgtgtgtgtgtgtgtgtgtgtgtgcgtgcgagtgtgtgtgggtgtgtgcgtgcgcatgcatgcgtgcgtgcgtatatatatatatatatatatatatatatatatatatacactagtatatacactagtatatatacactagtgtatatatatatatatatatatatatatatacactagtatacatatacacatattgtTATGAAGAAAGCCTCCTCATTTTCCCTTATCGTAGTTAACACCTTGGAGTAACTTGACCATATTCACAATTATATACATACTAACTACACGccatctatatatactatagaaCTGGTAGTGTATGCCGCAGGGTTCAACCTGGATTGAAAGTGAAAGCTTCACCGCCAAGGGTGCTCTTAAAGTGCGCCCCCTACGACcaatctttcagtctacagtACGGTACAATTTAAACTCTGAAATTCCCAGTCAAAAAGATATTTACCTAAGACTGTTTACAGCTAAAAttatgtaggcttggtgtttcactcatgggacattacgttttcgacacaaagatagacatatttcaactgtacactaacaataacagagacacaacaaacacagcaggatcctttgcccaatcacattacGCGTTATCAAGTTGGGGCAGCTGATATTAGGGTTCAGTCCCAAAATTATATTGGATGGGATTTAATTTTCacagctgtatgtatgtatgtatgtatgtatgtatgtatgtatgtatgtatgtatgtatgtatgtgtgtgtatgtatgcatgtatgtatgtatgtatgtatgtatgtgtgtatgtatgtatgtcttcctcaactccccggggagcatacaatccattgcagccatttaagcgcattggattaaagccttcacattgtaacctctatcctaccaggtacccagttatacagctgggttgactgaagcacagtcgtggttcaaatcttgcccaatgactttagccactcagaaacaaacagcaggcagcgacggggctcgaaaatgcaacctgtagattccaagccggtcacgctaaccattcacccatcatgactccacggtacatacatgtacatacatgtatgtatgtatgtatgtatgtatgtatgtatgtatgtatgtatgtatgtatgtatgtatgcatgtatgtaccatgtgtatctgtgtatgttaaGTACACAGTGAACGACACACTACTGTACTTTGTGTTGTTGATAAATGTCCAGAATTTCAAGTCTCTTAATTGAATTACAAATCGAAGAACTAGACACCAtcttatttgaaatgtaaatctTAAAACCATGATAACAGACTGCAATCAATTGTACATTTGACTTTGAATGTAATCATtgtgtgtaaatatatgcatattgtTTAATTTTGACAGAACCAGATACTACAACAGAAAATGGGGAAAGCGCCGACACCACAGGTACGACTATTACTTTttgtgatgagatgtgatgtgatttgatgtgatgtgatgtgatgtgatgtgatgagatgtgatgtgatgtgatgtgatgtaacgtgatgtgatgtgatgtgatgtaatgtaatgtgatgtgatgtgatgtgatgtgatgaaatgtgatgttatgttatgtgatttgatgtgatgttatgaaatgtgatgtgatgggatattatgtgatgtgatgtgatgtgatgtgatgtgatatgatgtgatgaaatgtgatatgatgtgatataatgtaatgtgatgtgatgtgatgtgatgtgatgtgatgggaTGGCATGAaatgagatgtgatgtgatgtaatgtgatataatgtgatgagatgtgatgtgatgtgatgtgatgtgatgtgatgaaatGAGATGGGATGGGATATGATGGGATCAGATGGGATGATGTGTGGTGCCGTTTGGTGTTACGTGACGTGACAAGACTTGACATGCGTGACGTGAAATGATGTGACAAGAAGTGATATGACAATGGGATTGGATGTGGTGTGGTGTCATGTGGTGTGATACAGTGTGATGTGATACAACATgctttgatgtgatgtgatgtgatgtgatgtgatatcatgtcatgtcatgtgatgatatgatgtgatattatgTTATGTGACGTGATTTGATATAGTGATATTATATACCCTCTGTAATTTATTTACTCTTCATTTGGATTGCTTCAGTAAATTCTGTAGGAAAGTGTTCCagtaatattatcaatatacaaaaataaccGCCCAACTTAGAGACACAAAGAGAGACTGACATGCAATCAAAGTGTCATTCAtggacatgcatgcatgcatacatacatacata
This is a stretch of genomic DNA from Glandiceps talaboti chromosome 9, keGlaTala1.1, whole genome shotgun sequence. It encodes these proteins:
- the LOC144440067 gene encoding uncharacterized protein LOC144440067, producing the protein MAVKLSIVVLCSLLIVYFANASTFVKNDDQVQIEVGTSYVTRDVQKPTPKEKKTFVASTCKQFIGDAVNVTLLLNSNPEWIARIGVVYFYVVDDPKKPESQALCTNGNPARPYCFVDSWKSHNDLYIMTTAGDVNAISYTVNVQFISKHPEANVAIPTNDKTSRNHTDVSSLTNDDYYYLSEIVHISKNVRLQYQQEVLLNVSFCANSETSQRYTISSEVFGTDGISAYTQYVCIALPCDVDLPNVIKSNPSMLLSNTVILTTTTGEYTHLYVVVVNWGGDYDPTVKQFVGEFQYVATITRNP